From Thermococcus sp.:
TCGAACCCATATTCCGTGCTTCCCAACTGCCTTGAAGCCGTATTCCCTGTAAAAGCGCTTTGCCACCTCGTTCTTTTCCCCGACCCAGAGTTCTATCTTGTCGGTGTGCTTCTCAAGGTATTCGAGGCACTTTTCCATGAGCTTGTGGCCTATCCCGTGCCCCTGGAACTTCTTATCAACGGCGAACTCGTGGATTGCTCCGACTTTCCTGCCCTCGTACCTGCTGTACCAGTCGTTGTCGCAGACTATGAAGCCCACTATCTCGTCCCCAATCTTCGCGACAAAAAAGCCGTCCTTGGCCTTGCTCCAGCACCACCTGAGGTAGCGCTTCGCGTAGCTCTCCCCCTCGCCTCCGTATTCTCTCATGCCTTCGTAGGC
This genomic window contains:
- a CDS encoding GNAT family N-acetyltransferase translates to MREVRIEKLEKLDQETLERLIGIYMSAYEGMREYGGEGESYAKRYLRWCWSKAKDGFFVAKIGDEIVGFIVCDNDWYSRYEGRKVGAIHEFAVDKKFQGHGIGHKLMEKCLEYLEKHTDKIELWVGEKNEVAKRFYREYGFKAVGKHGIWVRMVKEKPDKEKETVESG